A stretch of Gouania willdenowi chromosome 21, fGouWil2.1, whole genome shotgun sequence DNA encodes these proteins:
- the LOC114455286 gene encoding uridine 5'-monophosphate synthase-like — translation MDNLCIDSLILKLHDVNAVKFGDYKLKSGMMTPIYIDLRVLVSHPVLMNQVSALIYQRVLEEELQFDSVCGVPYTALPMATIICSTHELPMLIRRKEAKDYGTKRLVEGSYREGDICLIIEDTVTSGSSILETAEVLYQEGLKVTDAIVLMDREQGGVDMLASKGIRLHPIISMFKLVNVLLAAERITAQTAQSVRKFIQENNTFSPKEKNGNGVSPAKKLCLEQQLSYAERAKLPDVHPLASKLLLMMEEKQSNLCLSADVTSTEELLQLAETLGSKICVLKTHVDILKDFTSDLGQKLQTLAEKHNFCIFEDRKFADIGNTVKHQYEGGIYQISSWSHMVNAHGVPGPGVVKGLSAVGKPLGRGLLLIAQMSSQGSLASGEYTQAVLQIAEEHLDFVFGFICGSRITKRPEFIHMTPGVQMHTGGDSLGQRYSTPEDVIYHKGSDIIIVGRGILEASDRLKAAESYRKCGWDAYEKRLSQSSK, via the exons ATGGACAATTTATGCATCGACAGTTTGATCCTGAAGCTTCACGATGTTAACGCGGTGAAGTTTGGAGATTATAAGCTGAAGAGCGGTATGATGACGCCGATTTACATCGACCTGAGAGTTCTGGTGTCGCATCCTGTTCTCATGAACCAG GTATCAGCTCTGATCTATCAGCGGGTGCTGGAGGAGGAGCTTCAGTTTGATTCAGTGTGTGGGGTCCCTTACACCGCCCTGCCTATGGCCACCATCATCTGCTCCACACACGAGTTACCCATGCTCATCAGGAGGAAGGAGGCCAAGGACTACG GAACCAAGCGCCTGGTGGAGGGCTCGTACCGTGAGGGGGACATCTGTCTGATCATAGAGGACACGGTGACCAGTGGCAGCAGCATCCTGGAGACGGCTGAAGTTCTTTACCAGGAAGGACTGAAG GTGACTGATGCCATTGTGCTGATGGACAGAGAGCAGGGCGGTGTGGACATGTTGGCCTCTAAAGGGATCCGACTCCATCCCATCATCTCCATGTTTAAACTGGTCAACGTGCTGTTAGCAGCTGAACGCATCACAGCACAAACCGCTCAAAGTGTTCGCAAGTTCATCCAGGAAAACAACACCTTCAG TCCCAAAGAGAAAAATGGAAATGGCGTTTCTCCTGCTAAGAAGCTGTGTTTGGAGCAGCAGCTGAGCTACGCAGAGAGAGCCAAACTACCAG ACGTTCACCCTCTGGCGTCTAAACTGCTGTTGATGATGGAGGAGAAACAGTCCAACCTGTGTCTGTCGGCAGACGTCACCTCCACTGAGGAGCTGCTGCAGCTCGCTGAGACTCTAGGTTCAAAGATCTGTGTGTTGAAGACTCACGTGGACATCCTGAAG GACTTCACCTCTGACCTGGGACAGAAACTCCAAACTCTGGCTGAGAAGCACAACTTCTGCATCTTTGAAGATCGCAAGTTTGCAGACATTGGAAACACAGTGAAGCATCAGTACGAAG GTGGAATCTACCAGATCTCCTCGTGGTCCCACATGGTGAACGCCCACGGCGTGCCGGGCCCTGGTGTGGTGAAGGGTCTGAGCGCTGTGGGGAAACCTCTGGGTCGGGGCCTCCTGCTGATCGCTCAGATGAGCTCCCAGGGCTCGCTGGCTTCAGGAGAATACACACAGGCTGTG ctgCAGATAGCAGAGGAGCATCTAGACTTTGTCTTTGGGTTCATCTGTGGCTCCAGGATCACAAAGAGGCCAGAGTTTATCCATATGACACCTGGTGTTCAGATGCACACTGGAG GTGATTCTCTGGGCCAACGGTACTCCACCCCAGAGGACGTCATCTACCACAAAGGCTCTGACATCATCATTGTGGGACGAGGGATTTTGGAAGCCTCTGATAGGCTGAAAGCTGCTGAGTCGTACCGTAAATGTGGCTGGGACGCATACGAGAAGAGATTGAGCCAGAGCAGCAAATAG